The sequence below is a genomic window from Cicer arietinum cultivar CDC Frontier isolate Library 1 chromosome 6, Cicar.CDCFrontier_v2.0, whole genome shotgun sequence.
CATACAATTGGGGCAAGTTTCTTGTTAACAGAAAGAGCAGCAATTTCCAGAAAAAGAATGTGGAGAACATTCAAATTTATCATTATAAGATATAAGATAGCTTATAAAACAAGTATAACTTAGCTTGTACATGTAAATAAATTGTGTATATTTGAATAATATGTTGTAGCAGATTGATCCAAGGCAATGTTTCTTATGCGTGAGACTAGTGTGTATgagtattattattttgtaggcAAGTAGCCGAAAAACATCTATCATGTTCTATGATGTTcatctcaaaaattaaaattagtcaCACTAGccttaaattttattgtttaatgTTTATCATGCCCTAATTAGATTattatgtattttcttttttactattattatgaAATTAGAGCGAACAATTTTAACCTCATTATGATATTGAAGTGAAGCAAATCATGATTGATATTTATCTATAATGAAACAATTAGTAGTCGTCCAAAATCAGATTTTGGAGCTTTTATCCAAAGATTTTGTTGGGTGTTGAGTCTGAAACTAATAAATTAGTATGTACTTGTTtttcaaagaaatttttttggaaCACGCAAATAAATGCATTTCTACTTTCCAACAAATAATAAGTTTTTACTATTTGATATTCAATATTTCTTacgattttctttttttttaatcattgaaATGTTTTAGGTAGTTATTAACATGGAAAATTATGGTATAATACTTTATTATTAGTGCATCGTAACGTACTATGAAGACATAAAAAATGTACCGgtacattataaaataaaagtaccAAACAACTTACccacatgtatatatatatatatatatatatatatatatatatatataattttcttatattaagtttatttttttagtataaaatgAGTGTAACACGTGTCAAACGTTTAAGTggtataatatgttttttttattttgaaaaaaagggTTATATAATATGTAGATACAACAACAATAGATAATCATTTGATTGATTTAAAATCTTTAATGTTGAACAattctttttatatatcaaaaaaatattgatctgtatatatttaaaaaaatgtgaacATATATCTTAATGTTATTTGTCAAGAGATatgaaaagaaatatatttttaaaagtcatATGTTTTAGGTAATAGATGAAGGAATtctgatatatttattaattatttattaaaatataaataataatatttttaaactgCATTAACCTTTGATTTATGGTCaaaatttgtatatataaaaacatcATTTCTTTCTAAACATGTAAATAACATcacttttaaaatacaaaaataaattaaacaaccaaatatataagttataaaaatgacaaaataaattaagagtTAATTATACAAAAATCCCTTTCTAAAGAAACACCTCCGAGCATAACAGAAACATGTCCTGGTTCAATGTACACAATTCCTCTCTTTTTTGttatattgaattttaattgcattttcatACGAAACATACTGTCTCCGACATCTTAGGATCTAACAATCACAACCATGGTAGATGTAGAAGCCTTCATTCAATCCCCAGAACACAGACCAAAATCCTCAATAATCATAGCTGAAGGAATCCCTCTAATTGATCTCTCTCCCATAAACTACAAAGACACCACAAGCTCACTTTCCATCGAAACCTTAGTCAAAGAAATAGGCAGTGCATGTAAAGAGTGGGGTTTCTTTCAAGTGATTAATCACAAAGTGCCTTTGGATAAACGTGAGAGGATTGAAGAATGTGCAAAGAAGTTTTTTGGACTTAGTTTGGAAGAGAAGGTTAAAGTGAGAAGAGATGAAGTTAATTTGCTTGGGTATTTTGAAGCAGAGCATACCAAGAATGTTAGGGATTGGAAGgaagtttatgattttaatgTGCAACAACCTACTTTTATACCACCTTCACTTGATCAAAATCTTCACTTTCAATGGGATAATCGATGGCCTCACATTCCTCCTCAGTTTAGGTATCTCAATACACAACATTTAATTGGctctattttttaatctttaatttttctAGTGTTATGTACTCATAGATTTGGCATCAAGTCTGAAATACAAGGATTgactaaattttatataaactttatttattgtatatGTTAATCAAATTTATGTTTAAGGATAAATTAGTGATCAAATTATTTCAATCTCTATAGCGACTGAATTTTGTAATTGGTCTTTAAATAGGTCGTTAAATGAGTTTGAAATGACTTTGaagatcaatttttaaaatattactaaaccATTAGTAATGTCACTGTTAGTGGCGGATTTAGTGACTGATTTGACATTTTCGATCTATATATGGATCGTTTTTTGTATTTGTCCACTTTTGGTCTTGGGTAAACTTACATGATTTTGTTCTACATAAAAGATGACTTAACAATTGTGGAGATTGAGTGttgataaactatttttaatctCGATTTTCAAAAGAGACTTTGTTTTAGTGATATGGAACTATATCGTATTTCTTAGCAACACGagactagttttttttttgtttctttcctCTTGTCTATCTTTGCATATCTTTGTGTTGCAAGGAAAAATTATAGGTCAAGGTCTGATTAAGGCATTCAATAGTTGTATATGCTAATTAATATGCAACATCCTGATATCTAATACTAGGGAAGCATGCGAAGAATATGCAGAAGAAGTAGAGAAACTAGCTTATAAACTGATGGAACTTATTGCAATGAGCTTAGGCTTAGAACCAAATAGGTTCCGTGATTTCTTCATACATAACACTAGCAATATCAGACTCAACCATTATCCACCTTGCCCTTACCCTCATCTTGCTCTTGGTCTTGGACGACACAAGGACACTGGTGTCTTAACTGTGCTTGCTCAAGATGATGTTGGTGGTTTACAAGTTAAGAGAAAATCAGATGGAGAGTGGATTCAAGTCAACCCCATTTTCAATTCATTCATCATTAATGTTGGTGATATGATTCAGGTACACAACATTTTCTAATATTCCCTTATTTTTATTGGTTGAAATTTATAGAGTacccaaaaaatttatatgagaTCCACAAAATTTAGTGTATTCACCTTAAATTTTAACCAGCAAGAGGAATAACATATTTGGAATCATGTAAGTTTAATAAAATCACATTGGCACTGTGATTTTATTGAAGCTAAAAAATATAGCTCTTACCAAAATCATATTGACATGTTATGAATATGTATGCTGAATTCATGGTCAATTGAACATTCCTAAAGTgtgttgaaaaatatatattgttcgCACTCCACTTAATTAGtctattattataaacaagATTGATATAGAAACAAAGTAATGCAGGTTTGGAGCAATGACGCATATGAGAGTGTAGAGCACAGGGTTATGGTGAACTCTGAAAAAGATAGATTTTCCATTCCGTTTTTTCTGAAACCGGCACTCTACACCGATGTCAAGCCATTGGAAGAGTTGACAGATGATAGAAACCCTCCAAAATATTCACCAATCAATTGGGGCAAGTTTCGCACCGCAAGAATGCAAAGTAATTTTGCTAAATCTAACATTGATAACTTGCAAATTTATCATTTCAAACTTTCCTAGTAAAGTGAGTTTCAGTTGATGCATTGAATACTCCACATAATGTAACCTTCAAGAATTTACACTCTCTATATATAAGATGAATGATAGAAATACATTATTTAGcacgctttttttttttagtatattcTCTTTGTTCTTTTCGTTTCTGAACCAAAGTCTTTACTAATTAACCAACAatttgattttctaaatagtataGAAGTTCGACTTATCTggtagttattattatttatttttttggtcttagtatttattattttaatcttttagtaCGATATTTGAgacttttattcttttattactattatttggTATGCGATGTAGGTTGATGGAGAATATTCAATTTTTCGTgggaataaaaatagaaattaaatggacgtcaaaaaagtaaaagaaatcaaatgatatattagtaattagtagtatatattaattataatgaaTGATTCTATCTTATACCTCTTAAATTGAAGGGAAAAATTATGAAATGGAATAGATCtcatcatatttcattttaattcaaacaatataatattattctatttCAATTCATACCATTGTATTTCATTCTACTAGTCCAAACTTACCTTTAAGTGTATTTTGAACAcaaatgatatattaatatattatgttatggttatgtttattaatatttcttctgaaatgaaatataaataaaatttatagtctaaagtttcatttatttgattaaaaatttaacatagatatatatcaattttcaactataaattttacttatatttcattcGGGCTAAGTacattttttaagaaactttGTTTATTTATAGTGAACAAGTAAaactattaatataaaaacatgaaaatttTACCTCTTATACCCCTACATTTGTACTTATACcctacaaatttttaaaaatgtcaaatatattcttgattttttttactattttactaACTACcaaaaaattcaacttttcTAGAACATAAAAGATTTTCGGATATTAATGAAAACTTTTTATAAGATTTCCGTAAATAAGGTTAAAAATGTGTCTATCCGaaaacttttttaaagtttttcgaTATAGAAggttaaaaagataaaaaaaagttttttgggATAAAAAGTTAAAACTGTCTAccgtaaatattttttttaagttttccgaTATATAATGTTAAAAAGGTATCTATCgtaaatcttttttaaattttttcggTACGGTTAAAAAGTTGTGTATCAACAAACTATGTATCGGAAAACTAGTGAAAAAGTTTTCCCGTAcacatcttttaaaaaaatgagttaaaaaaataaatctaaaaataaagcaaacatgatattttcgcaagtttgacacgtgtcagttAAATAGAGTGTTAGACAAATataaagtttctattaatagaaactagTGTGTAATTCGTGCGTCGCACAGATTACAAAtgactattttaataaatatattgttatataaagttatataatataacaatttgAATTAACACTGACATTTAAGAcataattttattgacattgacGTTAAAGacataatatgaattttatcataaaaaaaactgTCAAATCCTTAAACCCATAACTTTCACACACACAAAACGGTCAAATTGTGATGTAATGAATTTGATAATGTAGTGTTTGAAAAACCATTACTTTCAAACCAAAGAAACTGTCaaatagttttcaaataaaAGAAACGGTCAAATCGTGATGAAatggattgtattttttttaattactcgATAAATTCTATATTTACCTAActaattctttttttgtttggatgACGTGGCTTtcatagatatttttattttcaatattgaaGCTGAGTTGTTTGTTTCCATACATGGGTAAAAGCTCGAGTTCCATAtaaattcaatataattttgtggcataaatttataaaaaaaaaaaaaacaataaaaaaaatagagacacctattttgtttttcttcaaaCATCACAATTTgtacaataaaattattatttttaattaaatttatgtaattttcgtTAACAATTGAAGTGGTGTTGCTAAAACAGTGTTGTTTTAAAAACCATTACTTCCAATAAATTGTCAAATTGTGATGTAATGAATTTGTTAGTATTTAAATAACCGTTAGTGTCCAATCTTGAGGTAATGgactgtatttttttttttttaattactaaataaattCTATTCTATATTTGCCTAAAAGTTCGAGTTCGATGTAGATTCAATCTAATGTGGTATCAATGATTTAGTAGAAAATTTAGAATCGGAGTTATTATAATAAACCTTACAAAGAAGTTGGAGAATAGACGTACAGATATCCAATACGTACAATTTTTAAGgtaaaatttagaaacataaacaataaaaaatgtataataaaatagagacacctctatttttaattcctaaataaattttatgcaaatataacatcaaatatttataaatgaaaattgATAGAAACTTAATGTATGAATATAACATTGCAAAACTAACAAATTTCAGCCAAAACAAGCGCTACCATatcttaatttaaaacaaaataataaaagtattatgTTTATAAGAAACTTGATTCTCACTCCTtctcaattttgacatttttcacaTTCTTCGAATTGACTCCA
It includes:
- the LOC101515788 gene encoding protein LATERAL BRANCHING OXIDOREDUCTASE 1, with translation MVDVEAFIQSPEHRPKSSIIIAEGIPLIDLSPINYKDTTSSLSIETLVKEIGSACKEWGFFQVINHKVPLDKRERIEECAKKFFGLSLEEKVKVRRDEVNLLGYFEAEHTKNVRDWKEVYDFNVQQPTFIPPSLDQNLHFQWDNRWPHIPPQFREACEEYAEEVEKLAYKLMELIAMSLGLEPNRFRDFFIHNTSNIRLNHYPPCPYPHLALGLGRHKDTGVLTVLAQDDVGGLQVKRKSDGEWIQVNPIFNSFIINVGDMIQVWSNDAYESVEHRVMVNSEKDRFSIPFFLKPALYTDVKPLEELTDDRNPPKYSPINWGKFRTARMQSNFAKSNIDNLQIYHFKLS